DNA sequence from the Acipenser ruthenus chromosome 20, fAciRut3.2 maternal haplotype, whole genome shotgun sequence genome:
ACCCTGCGTGCTCCGCTTCGTAGCTGTATCTCTGCTAACCCTGCGTGCTCCGCTTCGTAGCTGTATCTCTGCTAACCCTGTCTGTTCTGATGTGTTTTAGGCTCGTGCTTAAACCCCATTGTAGTCTACTGCCCCAGCGAAGAAGAGCTCCAGACATGGCTCACACATCTTAAGAAGCAGGTTGAGCTGAATGGAGGGAGTTTTACTCCAGCAGAAACAAAAACCTACGCAAGGcttaaggtatatatatatattttttctgacaTCTGATAATAACTTTGAGACTATGCATTCATTGCATGCCAAATGCGTGGGGGGAAAAAAGactgtgatttattaaaatggaATGATGTACATGCATATGGGGAATTTGTACCAGGGAGAGCCAGGTCCTGTGAACAGTGCAGTCAGACTAAAGAATCCTAACAGTTTAACTAGAAATGTAGTAACCTCCTAACCCTAAAGCGTGTGCTCCGTGCAGTGCAATATCCCTTTTCAAAGATGTATTCATTTCAAATGATGGGTATATCGTTTAGTTTTTAGTAAAGAAATTCATACTGCTCTAGCTATTGAGATTTCTCTATACCTGAGTGCAGCACtgactttaaaacactcaatcataacagaagtactaaaaaataaacttagCAACTTTGAGACAAATGTTTCATTTTAGTCAATGTGTAAtggttattatttgtaatttaaaagtACTGAATGCAAGTCTTTTGTGCATTTTCCTTAGAATGTGAAAGAGCATGGTAAAGAGAAAGAGGAACTGAGGAAGTCTGTGGAAAATGAGATGATCTACGAATGGGAAGGATCGCAAAGAGAATCTTTAGGCCAAACCACCTTTGTGACAAAGACCAAGATGCAGCATTTACCATGCCAGGTAAGCAGCGATGTTCCAGCTTCTATAATAAGCATGCCAATGTGATATAACAAATATgtgcaagtgaaaaaaaaaaacatttcgtaAGGGTAGAAAGACATTTGGAATTCTTGTGTGTGGAATACAATGCCACGTCTGTCATTACACTGCCACATAACAAACACAGGTTTACAGAAATGGAATTTCTCAGTATTGAGCAAGTGAGATCTAAAATACCTGCCCTAGCTTGACAAGAAGTGCAGAGACTAGTTTAGGGTCCCACCttgtgtgcatattattatttatttcttagcagacgcccttatccagggcgacttacaattgttacaagatatcacattattattacatataattacccatttatacagttgggtttttactggagcaatctaggtaaagtaccttgctcaagggtacagcagcagtgtcccccacctgggattgaacccacgatcttccggtcaagagtccagagccctaaccgctgcTCCACACTGCATACCCACGCCTGGTTTTTCAACTTCCCATCCATTTTATGAAGAGTTAGCTTCAGCGCTAGTAAAAGCAGCCAGCAGGTTTTATTGGGAGTGTCTGTTGAACAATGCTGCATTTTCAAATGTTGTCTCTTATAGGATCAGTATGATCGACTCCTGGTCCTGTACCCTGCAACTCTCATTATCCTGTCTGACGAAGACGGTGGACTTTTCTACAAGGTAATTTAAGGCTTTAAGTTTTCAGGACACCAGTGGGATAAATAGTTAAAGGGCGTTAGTATTTGGATATGTCACAATTTAGATTAGACGGTGACTGTAGAAAAATTATTACCCCAGTCCATTCCATTAGTCATATAGCACTGAATagcaatacagtacatgcataagaaaaaaactaaaaaaacaaacacatatgaTAACATTCTATTGTTTTATTACAGGGTAAACTTCCTCTCAACGCGATAACAGTATCAACACGCAACAATGACGACAAGCCTAACACATTCATGATTGAAGGTAAGCGAGAactttgtgtgcgtgtgtggctTGTTTTGTGTATACTGATAGCGACTCACTGATGGGAAATCTGAGATGTTAAAACAGTTCTGCCTGTCTCCCTTTAGGCAAACTTATTAATCCTATAATAGTAACATGCTTGGATCAGTGCGATTACCAGGACTGGCTACGACATCTCCGTGCTTTAGAGGTTGCAGTGGAAGGGCCTTCAGCAAATGTTTATGACGTCATCTACACACCCACTGAAAAAGAGGTGAGGACCGAAAGTACAGCTACAGCCAATGTTTTGCCTCACTCTATAGAAGaactaactcattttgcttcataaagtcgaatgaaacctgctgaagaatgttgcattaacatactgaattacgtaccgctttgtagttttccatatactttacaaaaaaactgacaaattggaaATCTgcgtttctttgattacacagcgttaaataaaatatctaaattatgttcatgtagcttattttttaattatgtctcaatcctacaatgatgcaaaacctttggccacagctgcagagTGCATTTGTTGCGGTTTtaggagtttgttttttttgggtgaAAGGTGATTATCCAACAGCAGGACAGTCCATACACACCCTAGAACAACACTGAAGATTATTACAAGTCAAGCCTAGTGCAGCAAGCAACAAATCTCAACTTGCCTGTCATTCATTTGTAAATGCATTTCAACATTAACTCCTTTTTAATATTTGCTCTACATGCTTCTCATTGTTCTAACTGATGATCAAATTATGCTTGCATTCTTCTGATACAAAAGGCTAACTAGAAACCGACCTAAGAAAACCACTAAAGCTATTTTAATGAGCTTCATTTCACAGAAACCAGGGCGAGAGGTCAGGCAACAATGCCAGGTCCCAGGGGTAGAGGGTCATTTGACCAGAATCTggtattgttattatattttattgagtATGAACTACTTAGAaaactacatattaaaaaaatgtcaacGTTTCCTCCGTTTTAGCCTCCTCGAGACAGCAGAGCTTCAGTTCAGTCCGAGTGGGGGAGTACTGGCCAAGTTCAGACTCAGAATAGTCATAGCTGgtctcagcagcagcagccaccgcCACACAGAGACTCTGGAAGAGGCAGGAGCTCCTTCGATTTCCCCATTGAAGACCATGAGGACCAGCTTCTGTCACCCGAATATGCAAAACCTTTCTGCGTAAGTCTGTCCGCTCTCAAAAAGCTTATCAGCAGATAAGTCTATATGCCAGGTTATCTGACAAGCAGCTGCCATAGGGTACAAAGTACGCATTTAGATTGTGCCAGAACCACAACAAACAGGTCAACTTTTATGATCTGCATTTTTGaagtttcaaaaataaaataggcGACACAGGTCAGTGACAGTTATACCATTACCTttgtgtagttttctttttttcaccccAAAGTACAAAGAgcatttttgttcagtgtagtATCTATATTCCCACATTTTGACATTACAGCTGTGTTTATCCAGTTTGTTTTATGATTCATAGTACATTTCAAGTCGGCCCGCCTCCACCGACATGCAGCAAACACACGGATTAAATGGAAGAAGCAGCACCCGGTCATCAAATGTAAAATCTATCATGGAGATCCACCCGCCCCCTGCTAGGTACTCTGTTCCAGACAGAGACTCCTATGCCTCCATTGAAGACCCCCTGTCTCCTGTCTATAACGTGCCATACAGCTCTCTGCAACTGGAGCATCCTGCAGATGATGTGAGCAAGCTACCACTTATAAAGGTAGGAACGTCTCTCTGAGTTTGTCTGCCAGCCTTCATATAACAACATTACAAGAACcagctttttaaatattattattattattattattattattattattattattattattattattattatttagtcatttagcagatgcttttatccaaagcgactgcagagtcatttacaataggacctcggtttcacgtctcatccgaaggacagagcacaaggaggttaaatgacttgctcagggtcacacacagtgagtcagtggctgagctgggactgAACTGGgcacctcctggtaacaagccccatttctttaaccactggaccaccataACTTGAAAAATACCAGTATTCTTCTAGTtatctgtaactttttttttttagagttatTAGTTTTTCACACTCTAAAAGGGGAGCCACTGAACCAACCCAGTAAAAAACAAACCCATAAGCTAAGAAACAACAGTGCTGAGTCTTGTGAACGTGAACCTCACATGGTTCTCACACTCCTGCTGGACAACGAGGGAGGTTATGAGGAGCATCATGTAActgttacagtatacagtaggtaCAGTGAACTGACTGCCGTGCTGTTTCAATTTTTCAGTCTAATAGCTGGAGCACACCTCAGTCGTCCATCCAAAACCATCAGTCTTCTGTCCTACAAAGATATTCTGATATGTGTGCACCAAGAAAGCCACTGACCCCTCTATATGACGATCCGTATACACCAAACGAATGGCTTGACAAAGACACCAGCCTGGAACCCGAAGTAAGTTTGTCACTGGTGTTTTTAATACTCAACATTAATTCTGTAACCTTCAAATGCCTGTGCTTAAATATGAATTATGGCTCCAACTATATTGGCTTTAAAGAcatgccaaataaaaaaaaagactgtggCAAAGATATTGACAATTGTATTAACACCCATGCATGTTATAATTTTCATATGTTTTGTAGGTTTTATTCTTCAAAGTCATAATTTAAATACATTCACAGTCAGAATGCACttccagcaaaaaacaaacattaattaTTGGAGATGTACATTTGATTaagttgttttaataaatatttcctgttatttaaatattaactgTTATACATGTTTAAAATAGAATTCTTAACCAGAAGATTCTTAACCATAAGCAAGATTTAAATCATAGAAAGCATTTAACCCTAAGTTTAATAATGAACTAAATGTAATTGCATTTTACAGTGTTCAGACAACCACAAGCATCCAGCACTCTCCACACTGGACAGCAATTACGCATTACCTAGGTCCTTCAAACTGTCCACCCCTCCCTTAGGAAAGAGGAAAAGGAGCCCACCCTTAATAAAACAAGAAGCACAAACTGAACCGTTATCAAGACAGGACTGCACCAGAGACAACTCGACAGTGAAGCTCCTGCCCGCACCTCCAGCACTGCATGGCCGTAACACAGAAGTACGTTTGCCTGCTGTTGTAAATTTCAACAATCGATGAAGatacacaataaatacattttaaacaattaaaaacacaatctGATAACACTATAACTACAGACAATGAAAAAGTATAACAGGTTccaatttttttcccccttccatCGGATTGTAGAAGATTTAATTTGTTCATGATATTATTCTActagaatattgaaaaaaaatggaaatggcaattgacaaaaaaaaacaaaaaaactataatgcatgtattttgttttctgtaagtGTCCAGAATCCATTGACCAGAATATAGATCTCTAGATGGAATGTGCCTGAGGGTTTGTTGACACCTGAGTTCTACCACATTTGGATAACAATAAAAACAGTCTGGAGTTTTGTGAAGTTTACATCAGTATCTGTAAGGACAAAAGAACTATTGACCAGAAAGGCTACGGTGAATTATTCTAAATAAACAATTTATCTTTTCTTTGCAGAAAAGCTACTCATTGGAAAACACTGAGATTTCTACGAGTCGTTTAAAAGGTATGCTTTTGGTTTTT
Encoded proteins:
- the LOC117425381 gene encoding pleckstrin homology domain-containing family N member 1-like isoform X1; amino-acid sequence: MGSSMSCFSHPNHRFKYSSKGFIRKKSNGLFRKKYPQEGQVKSNSIVNILCYISPKKDMSTKDLQKIESINWDQKLAYDPNNGWKKSSTSVKNLGKMIFSSPVRFRFLHCQDIHDCYLDLFQTHLHFLSNNFTGLTYQGTLPLKEINVCRSERDDEHAFQIAGSCLNPIVVYCPSEEELQTWLTHLKKQVELNGGSFTPAETKTYARLKNVKEHGKEKEELRKSVENEMIYEWEGSQRESLGQTTFVTKTKMQHLPCQDQYDRLLVLYPATLIILSDEDGGLFYKGKLPLNAITVSTRNNDDKPNTFMIEGKLINPIIVTCLDQCDYQDWLRHLRALEVAVEGPSANVYDVIYTPTEKEPPRDSRASVQSEWGSTGQVQTQNSHSWSQQQQPPPHRDSGRGRSSFDFPIEDHEDQLLSPEYAKPFCYISSRPASTDMQQTHGLNGRSSTRSSNVKSIMEIHPPPARYSVPDRDSYASIEDPLSPVYNVPYSSLQLEHPADDVSKLPLIKSNSWSTPQSSIQNHQSSVLQRYSDMCAPRKPLTPLYDDPYTPNEWLDKDTSLEPECSDNHKHPALSTLDSNYALPRSFKLSTPPLGKRKRSPPLIKQEAQTEPLSRQDCTRDNSTVKLLPAPPALHGRNTEKSYSLENTEISTSRLKDDSSGHNVIIHLIESYRESQAAHTNLDPTEEHDDLDYDNIWDCDSQEKMIHPPHH
- the LOC117425381 gene encoding pleckstrin homology domain-containing family N member 1-like isoform X2, translated to MGSSMSCFSHPNHRFKYSSKGFIRKKSNGLFRKKYPQEGQVKSNSIVNILCYISPKKDMSTKDLQKIESINWDQKLAYDPNNGWKKSSTSVKNLGKMIFSSPVRFRFLHCQDIHDCYLDLFQTHLHFLSNNFTGLTYQGTLPLKEINVCRSERDDEHAFQIAGSCLNPIVVYCPSEEELQTWLTHLKKQVELNGGSFTPAETKTYARLKNVKEHGKEKEELRKSVENEMIYEWEGSQRESLGQTTFVTKTKMQHLPCQDQYDRLLVLYPATLIILSDEDGGLFYKGKLPLNAITVSTRNNDDKPNTFMIEGKLINPIIVTCLDQCDYQDWLRHLRALEVAVEGPSANVYDVIYTPTEKEPPRDSRASVQSEWGSTGQVQTQNSHSWSQQQQPPPHRDSGRGRSSFDFPIEDHEDQLLSPEYAKPFCYISSRPASTDMQQTHGLNGRSSTRSSNVKSIMEIHPPPARYSVPDRDSYASIEDPLSPVYNVPYSSLQLEHPADDVSKLPLIKSNSWSTPQSSIQNHQSSVLQRYSDMCAPRKPLTPLYDDPYTPNEWLDKDTSLEPECSDNHKHPALSTLDSNYALPRSFKLSTPPLGKRKRSPPLIKQEAQTEPLSRQDCTRDNSTVKLLPAPPALHGRNTEKSYSLENTEISTSRLKAHTNLDPTEEHDDLDYDNIWDCDSQEKMIHPPHH